From the Anaeromusa acidaminophila DSM 3853 genome, the window GCCGTGCAAAAAATCCCCCACCGCCTGGGCTGGCGCGGCATAACCGCCGCCAGCGGCAGCAAAAGCCGCTTGCTCCCACTGCCGCTGGAAAGCTACGCCCCCCAAAGGAGTGCCGTCATGATCCTCCGGCAGTACATTCACAACCAACGCACTATTGGCAAGCCCCGAAGCGCGGCTGTAGAGGCTCATGCCGTTCGTCACAACGCCGCCTTCTTCAGAAGCGCTGGCAATAACCAAGCCGCCCGGGCACATGCAAAAGGAGTACGCGGTCCGTCCGTTGCTAGGATGATGATAGACCAATGCATAATCAGCCGCCCCTAGGCGCGGATGCCCTGCAGCAGCGCCGTATTGCGCCTGGTCGAGTACTTCCTGCGGATGCTCAATGCGCAGGCCAATGGCGAAGGGCTTGGCTTCCATCGCCGCCCCTCTTGCCTGCAGCATCGCATATGTGTCCCGTGCGCTGTGGCCAATGCCCAAAAGAACCGCCGCGCAGTCCTCGCGTTCTTGTCCGTTGATTTCAACGGCGGCAACGCGCCCTTCCGTCACCTGCAAATCAGTAACCTGATTCTCGAAGCGTACCTCGCCGCCTAGGCGCTTAATCTCTTCTCGCAAATTCTTAACAACCAGCCGCAATAAGTCCGTACCCACATGCGGCTTATGCAAATAGGCGATTTCCGGGGGCGCGCCAGCTTCCACCATAATTTCCAGCAATTCCTGCATCCGCGGATGGTTTACCCGCGTCGTCAGTTTGCCGTCCGAAAAGGTACCGGCGCCGCCTTCGCCAAATTGCACATTACTCGCTGGATTCAGACGCCCAGTTTGCCAAAACTCCG encodes:
- a CDS encoding NAD(P)/FAD-dependent oxidoreductase, with product MIVIHNFRTALEDETPLASAAAKRLGLKEADIQKVRIVRRAVDARRKPHISFVHTLQVETPLEKAVCKKLRNDRDVVLGQPKERPPILLGTTPLSGRPVVVGLGPAGLFAALALARHGYRPLVLERGRDVEQRSRDVAEFWQTGRLNPASNVQFGEGGAGTFSDGKLTTRVNHPRMQELLEIMVEAGAPPEIAYLHKPHVGTDLLRLVVKNLREEIKRLGGEVRFENQVTDLQVTEGRVAAVEINGQEREDCAAVLLGIGHSARDTYAMLQARGAAMEAKPFAIGLRIEHPQEVLDQAQYGAAAGHPRLGAADYALVYHHPSNGRTAYSFCMCPGGLVIASASEEGGVVTNGMSLYSRASGLANSALVVNVLPEDHDGTPLGGVAFQRQWEQAAFAAAGGGYAAPAQAVGDFLHGHDGNTEFLTSPSYRPGIKRTQLGACLPAFVGDTLRQALPDFGRKIKGFDHPGAVLTGVETRTSAPLRILRGRDFQSLTLQGLYPLGEGAGYAGGIMSAALDGYMAALSLMESYGPPR